The Streptomyces sp. WZ-12 genome segment GTAGTAGCCGCGGCCGATGAACCGCCGGTGTTCCTCGGCGACGTCCATCGCCGCCTCGGACTCCGCCGGGACGCCCCGCGCGAGCAGCCCCGCCATCTTCTGGTGGAGGGCGTCGAACTCCTCCTTCAGCCGCTGCCAGTCCTCCTTGGTGTACGCGGCGGTCCGGCGCTGCGACTCCTTGTAGGGGTCGGTGCCGCCCCAGCGCCGCTCCGCCTCCGCGGCGTGCGCGTCGGGGTCGAAGTCGCCGAAGACCTCGAACTTCTCCTCCGGGGTGAGCCGTACGTTCATCCTGCGTGCCTCCATTGCGTGTTCGACGGCGGCGGCCATCCTCCGGAGCTTCTCGATCCGCGTGCTCAGCAACTCGTGCTGGCGCCGCAGGTGTTCCTGCGGGTCCGCGCCCGGGTCGTCCAGGAGGGCCGCCACCTCGTCGAGCGGAAAGCCCAGTTCCCGGTAGAACAGGATCTGTTGGAGCCGGTCCAGGTCGGCGTCGGCATAGCGCCGGTGACCGGCGCGGCTGCGTTCGCCGGGGACCAACAGCCCGATCTCGTCGTAGTGGTGCAGGGTGCGCACCGTGACTCCGGCGACATCGGCGACCTGACCCACCAAATAACTCACTTCCGCTCCCTCGTCGGTCGTCGGTACGCGCTTCACGATGGGTCCTCACGCCGCGTGAGGTGCAAGTCCGGACGGTGAAAACCGATGAGGCGGTCGATCGGCGGGTGAGGCCCTCCGCGCATGCCCGGATTGATGGATCTGCTCACGTGTCTGGCGGGCCTCGCCCTGATCATCCTGCTGTCGGGACCACATTCGCTGTACGTCGCCTCGGTGGCCGCCCGGCGCGGCGGCCGGGGGTCCCGCAAGCGGCTGCCGGCCGGGCTGTCCGCGGCCGAGGGGCCCGGCCCGCGCGCGCTTCCACTGGACGAACCCTGGAGGCCGGCCACCCCTTATGCACCTATTGTCGGGTTCCAGGAGGTGCTTCCATGCCCGTGCACGACGTCAACGTCACCGTCATCTACTACTCGTCGACCGGCACCGTCGCCGAGTTGGCCCGACTGCTCGCCGACGCCGCCGAGCACGCGGGCGCCGACGTGCGGCTGCGCCGGGTCGCCGAACTCGCCCCGCAGTCCGCCATCGACGCCAACCCCGCCTGGGCGGCCAACGTCACCGCCACCGCGGACATCCTGGAGGCGACCCACGACGACGTGCTCTGGGCCGACGCGGTGCTGCTGGGCTCCCCCACCCGCTTCGGCAACGTGGCCTCCCAGCTCAAGCAGTTCCTGGACACCCTGGGCGGCCTCTGGCAGCAGGGCCGGCTGGCCGACAAGGTCTACAGCGGCTTCACCGCCTCCGCCACCCAGCACGGCGGCCAGGAGTCCACCCTCCTGGCGCTCTACCACACCGTCCACCACTTCGGCGGCATCCTCATCGCCCCCGGTTACACGGACCCGGCGAAGTTCACCGACGGCAATCCGTACGGCACTTCGCACGTCGGCGGCCCGGACACCGCCGTCGACGCCCCCGCCCGCACCGCCGCCCGCGTCCAGGCCGAGCGCGTGGTGAAGTTCGCCAAGGCCATCAAGGCCGGTCTGCACGCCGCGAGTTGAGAGAGGGCCGCAGCAGATGACGCTCCACAAAGGCGCCTTGGACCGCGACCGCCGGCGCACCCACCCCGTCAACCCCTTCTACGGGGAGGCCGACCCGGTCGCCGGGATGGACACCGAGCCGCCGCGGCGCACCCTCCCCGACGGCCCGCTCTCGCCGCGCGCCGCCTACCAGTTCGTCCACGACGAGCTGATGCTGGACGGCAACGCCCGGCTCAACCTCGCGACCTTCGTCACCACGTGGATGGAGCCGCAGGCCGACGTCCTGCTGGCGGAGTGCCGGGACAAGAACATGATCGACAAGGACGAGTACCCGCGCACCGCCGAACTGGAGCGGCGCTGCGTGGCGATGCTCGCCGACCTGTGGCACGCGCCCGACCCGGGCGCCGCCATCGGCTGCTCCACCACCGGCTCCAGCGAGGCGTGCATGCTGGCCGGCCTGGCCCTCAAGCGCCGTTGGGCCGCCCGCAATCGGGACCGCTATCCCGCCGCCGCCCGCCCCAACCTCGTCATGGGCGCCAACGTCCAGGTCTGCTGGGAGAAGTTCTGCAACTTCTGGGAGGTCCAGGCGCGCCAAGTCCCCATGGCGGGCGAGCGGTTCCACCTCGACGCGGAGCGGGCCGTCGCGCTCTGCGACGAGAACACCATCGGCGTCGTCGCCATCCTCGGGTCCACCTTCGACGGCTCCTACGAGCCGGTGGCGGACATCTGCGGGGCGCTCGACGCGCTTCAGGAGCGCACCGGCCTGGACATCCCGGTCCACGTGGACGGCGCGTCCGGCGCCATGATCGCCCCGTTCCTCGACCCCGACCTGGTGTGGGACTTCCGCCTGCCCCGGGTGGCCTCGATCAACACCTCCGGCCACAAGTACGGGCTGGTCTACCCCGGCGTCGGCTGGGCCCTGTGGCGCGATCAGGACGCGCTCCCCGAGGAGTTGATCTTCCGGGTCAACTATCTGGGCGGCGAGATGCCCACCTTCGCCCTCAACTTCTCCCGCCCCGGCGCCCAGGTCGCCGCCCAGTACTACACCTTCCTGCGGCTGGGCCGGGAGGGCTACCGCGCCGTCCAGCAGGCCACCCGCGACGTGGCCCGCTCACTGGCCGAACGGATCGCGGCGCTGGGCGACTTCCGGCTGCTGACCCGCGGCGACCAGTTGCCGGTCTTCGCCTTCACCACCGCCGACGGCGTCACCGCCTTCGACGTCTTCGACGTGTCCCGGCGGATGAAGGAGCACGGCTGGCTGATCCCCGCCTACGCCTTCCCGCCCGACCGCCAGGACCTCTCGGTACTGCGGGTGGTCTGCCGCAACGGCTTCTCCATGGACCTCGCCGACCTCTTCATGGCCGACCTGGAGCAACTGCTCACCGAACTCCGCCGCCAGAGCGGCCCGTTGGGCCGCCCCGCGAACATCGCCACCGCCTTCCACCACTGACGCCCCCGGGCCCCCTCAGCCCCTGAGGCCCCCGTCCGCGTCCCCCGTCGCGTACGGGTTGCGCTGCCCCTGCGCGAGCACGCCGACGAACGGCTCCCCCTCGCCCGCGAAGACGTACGCCCCGCCCTCGATCCGCTCGATCAGCCCGCGCGTCCAGGCCGCGCCGCTGTCCGAGCCGTGCACCCACATCCGCATGATCTCGCCGATGTGGCCGAGCTGTCCGGGCCCCTCCTCGGGCAGGTAGGACGAGGTGACGGTGGCCCGCCACTCCGTGAGGGCCCGCACCCGCTCCTTGAGCAGCGCCACCGCCTCGTCCCGCGGCAGATCGACCATGAAGCCGATCCCGGCGCTCATCAGGTCGGTCCTCGGGTCGCGCTGGGACAGCGCCGCGCGCAGCAGCGCGAAGTACTCCGCCTCGCCCTCGGGCGTCAGCTCGTACTCGGTGCGCGGCGGGCCGCCGGCGGTGCTGGGCGCCACGTCGTGGGCGTGCAGCAGTCCCTGCTTCGCCAGGTGCTTCAGCGCGTGGTAGATCGACCCGGGCTTGGCGTTGGACCACTCGTGCGCGCCCCAGAACTCCAGGTCGTTGCGGATCTGATAGCCGTGCGCCCGACCGTGCTGCCGCACGGCCCCCAGCACCAGCAGCCGGATCGCCGACATCGTCACCCCAATCCGGGAGCGCCTCGCGCACGCGCCCTGCCGCCAGCCTAGGCTGCCGGGCACCGGAGCCGCCGGTCACCCCTCCCGGGCCGCCCGCTCCCGGTCCACCAGCTCGAAGGCGGTCGCGCCGTCCAGGGATTCCCGGACGACGTCGGCGTGGCCCGCGTGCCGGGCGGTCTCCTCGATCAGGTGCAGCAGCAGCCAACGCATCGACTGCCGGGCGTCCTTGGGGTACCACGGGGCCTCGGGCAGCGCGAAGGTGTCGTCGAGGCTCGGCACGGAGCGGACGAACTCCTCCGTGGCGACCGCGACCTCGTCCCAGAACGCCAGCATCCCCGCGACGGTCTCGCCGTCCTGGAGCTGGAAGCTCAGGTGCCAGGTGTCCTGATCGCGCGGGATGGCGGGTTCCCGCCCCTGCGCCATCCCCACCCAGCGCTGCTCGACCTCCGCGACGTGCTTGATCAGCCCGCCCACCGACAACTCGCTGGCGCTGGGCCGCTGTCGGGACTGCTCGTCGGTCAGCCCGAGGGCCGCCCGCCGCACCCCGCCGCGCTGCGCCTCCAGGAAGGCCAGCAGCGCGCCCCGCTCGTCGCCGTGGGCCTCGGCAGGGACAAAAGTGGGCATGGGATCACCTTTCGTAGCGTCGGCCGCTCGGACGTCGCGGTGGACCGGTACCGAAGCACCCGGCCGCCTTCCGACACCCCGCACGCTAGGGACCGTCTAGGACAGGAGGCGTCCTAGATCCACAGGTCCCCGATCCCGGGCCGGCTACAGCGGGAAGACCGACCGCCCGTGCTGGATCGACAGCCACTTCTGGGTCGTGAACGCCTCGACCGTGGACTCGCCGTTCAGCCGCCCGATCCCGGAGAACTTCTCGCCGCCGAAGGCCACTTGCGGCTCGTCGTGCACCGTCCCGTCGTTGACGTGGATCATCCCGGTCTCTATCCGCTGGGCGATCCGCGCCCCGCGCTCCACATCGGCGGTGTGCACCGCCCCGCTGAGCCCGTAGGGGGTGTCGTTGGCTATCCGCACCGCCTCCTCCTCGCCGTCGAACGGCACGAGCAGCACCACCGGCCCGAACAGCTCCTGGCCGTGCAGGGCGGAGTCCGTCGGCAGCCCGGCCAGCACGGTCGGCTCGACGAGATTGCCCTCCGTACGGCCGCGCAGCAGCGCGGTGGCCCCCTCGGCGACGGCCCGGTCGACCAGCGAGGTCAGCGACTCCGCCTGGAAGGTGTTGATGAGCGGGCCGATCTGGGTGCGCGGATCGCGCGGATCGCCGGTCCGCAGCGCCGCCACCTTGGCCACGAACTTCTCGGTGAACTCGGCCTCCACCGCGCGGTCCAGCAGCACCTTGTTGGCGGCCATGCAGACCTGGCCCTGGTAGACGAAGCGGCTGAAGACCGCGGCGTCCACCGCGTAGTCGACGTCGGCGTCGTCCATCACGATCAGCGCGCTGTTGCCGCTGAGTTCGAGGATCACCCGCTTGAAGTGCCCGGCGCTGACCGCCGCGACGTGCCGGCCGACCTTGTCCGACCCGGCGAACGAGATCACCCGGGGCACCGGGTGCTCGATCAGCGCGTCCCCGATCTCCGCGATGTCGGTGACCAGAACGTTGAGCAGCCCGGCCGGCAGCCCCGCGTCCTGGAACAGCTTGGCGATCAACCCGCCGCCGGTGATGGGGGTGTTCTGGTTGGGCTTGATGACCACGGCGTTGCCCAGCGCCAGCGCCGGCGCCACGGACTTCATCGAGATCAGGAACGGGAAGTTGAACGGGCTGACCACCCCGATCACCCCGACCGGCCGGGTGTAGACGCGGTTCTCCTTGCCGTCCACCGGCGAGGGGAGGATCCGGCCCTGCGGCCGCAGCGCGAGCTGGATCGCCTCGCGGACGAACTCCTTGGCGAGCCGGACCTCGTACTGGGCCTTGATCCGGGTGCCACCCAGCTCCAGGACGAGCGCCTCGACGATCTCGTCCTCGTGCTCCTCGATCAGGCACAGCAGCCGCTCGGTGACCTGCCGCCGGTCGTAGGGGTTCCGCAACGCCCAGTCCCGCTGCGCCCGTTCGGCAGCGCGGTAGGCCGCATCGACCTGGTCCACGCCGGCGACCGTGATCGACGCCAGCTTCTCCTGGTCGTAGGGGTTGAAATCGATGATGTCCCACGAGCCACTGCCGGCCCGCCACTCACCGTCGATGAACTGGTAGGCCAGGTCTGCGAAGAAGGACATGGCATCCCTACTCTGTGCGGCACTGCTCTGCGGGGGGGCTGATCCAGCGTCATCCTACTGCTGGGTCACGTGAGTTGGAGCAGTCCCCGCAGGAGATCCCGGGTCTCCGAGGGGTTCGGACTGTCCTGTTGAAGCTGCTCCATCGCCCGCTCGTACTGGGCGACCTCCTCCGCCTTGTCCACATAGAGGGCACTGGTGAGCTGCTCCAGATAGACCACGTCGGACAGGTCGGACTCCGGGAAGCGCAGCATGGTGAACGACCCGCTCTCCCCCGCGTGCCCGCCGAAGTTGAACGGCATCACCTGGAGCCGCACATTGGGCTGCTCCGAGACGTCGATCAGATGCTTCAACTGCCCCCGCATCACGGCGCGTCCGCCGTACGGGCGGCGCAGCGCGGCCTCGTCGAGGACGCAGTGCAACTGGGGCGCCCGCTCCGATATCAGCAGCTTCTGCCGCTCCTGGCGCAGCGCCACCCGGCGCTGGACGTCCGCCGCCGACGCGCCCTGCATGCCGCGCGAGACCACCGCGTGCGCGTACTCCTCGGTCTGCAACAGCCCGTGGACGAACTGCACCTCGTAGACGCGGATTTGGGACGCGGCCCCCTCCAGTCCCACATACGTCTGGAACCATCCGGGGAGCACATCGCTGTAACTGTGCCACCAGCCAGCGACGTTCGCCTCCTTGGCCAGTGCGAGCAGTGCCTCCCGCTCCCGCTCGTCGTTCACGCCGTAGAGCGTGAGGAGATCTGCGACATCGCGTGCCTTGAAGCTCACCCTGCCCAACTCCATGCGGCTGATCTTCGATTCGGACGCACGGATCGAGTAGCCGGCCGCTTCACGGGTTATCCCGCGCGACTCACGCAGCCGACGGAGCTGGGATCCGAGCAGGATCCGCCGCACCACCGACCCGCCCGACTCACTTGCGGACACCTCTCTGACCCTCCTGTGACCCCACCCCGTCCAACAGTGGGGCGCAGTCTGCCATGTTCAGGCTTCATTCAGTGCTCATGTGGTTACTGATATGTGCGGCTCCCGCAAGCCCTCCACAAGAAAGCACAGGAAGAATACGGCGCTTATGCGGCCAGCCCTACACAATCACGTCAGCTGCACGTGCATCTGCCCTTGCATCTGACCTACGCATTGGGAACCATGGGCGTCGCACGCATGCACGCTCGTGAAAGATCCGCCAGATCCCCCGGCTGACCGGCCTGGGTCATGACGTCCGCGAACGCCAGGAGTGCCTCGCATGGGGACCAAGGTTTCGACCATGCTCGATTTCGAGCCGTTATGGCAGGGCTTCCCTCCCGTCGACCCCTTGGCCGCCTCCGGTTCCGCTTCCTGCCCGCTCCCGCCCCGCTACGAATCCGTCGGCGGCGCTCGGAAGTTCACCCGCGAGACGCTCAACGGCTGGGGCCTGGAGGGGCTCTTCGACGGCGTCGGCCTGGTGGTCTCCGAGCTCGTCACCAACGCCCTGCGGCACGCGGTCCTCGCCGCCGGAGAACACCCGGGGTTCGGCACCGGCTTCGCCGAGGCCGGCCTGCCCGCCCGGCTCCACCTGATGCGCTGGTCCTCCCGGCTCGTCTGTGCGGTGCGGGACCCCAGCGACGCCTCGCCGGAGGCCGGCGAGGCGGACTCCGCCGACGAATCGGGCCGCGGGCTCTACCTGGTGGACTCCTTCAGCGACAGTTGGGGGTGGCACCGGCTCCCCGGAGGCCGCCCCGGCAAGATCGTGTGGGCCCTCTTCCGGCTGCCGTGACGCCGGCGCGGACCGCGCCGGACCCCGCTCCCGACACAACGGGCGCCCGCCTCAAGGCGGGCGCCCGTTCCCGTGCGTTCAGTCGCGCACCAGGTGGTCGAACTCCCCGTCCTTCACGCCCAACAGCATCGCCTCGACCTCGGCCGGCGTGTAGACCAGCGCCGGGCCGTCCGGGAAGCGGGAATTGCGGACCGCGATGTCGCCGCCGGGCAACTTCGCGAACTCCACGCAGGACCCCTGGGAGTTGCTGTGCTGGCTCTTCTGCCAGCGCACGTCCCGGAGATCCGTTGCGGCCATGCCGTTGTATGCGTGGGGCACAGGGCTCTCCCGGTGGTGTACGCGGCGGTAACGGTGTCAACTGCCCGGGATCATAGCTGCGTTCACATGCCGATGCATGCGCAGATGCACGTGCACGACAGCCGGTGCCGGGTCGGTCACATTTTGTTGAGCACCTTCCCCAGAGCATCCGTGACAATCGACCGCCAGCCGCCGCCCATGATGCGGTGCGCCTGCACCTGATACGGGTCGTCGGGGTCGAAGCCCTCGTGGACGAGGAAGAGACGCGTGCCGCGCCCTTCGGGTTCCAAGGTCCAGGTGAGCGTCCAGTCGGCGCGGTTGCCCTGCCCCTCGTCGGCGTCCCGCCAACGCAGCCGCAGCATCCGCTCGGCCTCGAAGTCGACGACCTCGGCGACGACCGTGCCGGAGAAGTTGCTGTTCGGCCGGGGCAGCGTCCGCATCTCGTAGCGGTGGCCGATCGTCAGCCGGAAATCGCCGGGCATCATCCACTGGGCCAGCAACTCCGGCTCGGTCAGCGCCCGCCAGACCTTGGCGGGCGGGTGCGGCAGGAAGTGGTCGACGCGGAGCGTCGTCGCGTCCGCCGGATCGTCGTCGGGGGCCGGGAAGCCGTGCGTGGTCATTGCGCCTCTTCGTGGGGGATGCGGTCGAGCAGCTCGGCCAGGCCCGCCAACTTCGCGCGCCAGAACCGCTCATAGGGTCCGAGCCAGTCCTGCACCTCGCTCAGCGGCGCCGCCTCCAGGCGGTAGATCCGCTGCCGGCCGGCCCGCTGCTCGCTCACCAGGCCGGCCTGCCGCAACACCTTCAGGTGCTCGGACAGGCTCGGCCGGCTCATCGCGAAGTGCTCGGCCAGCCGCTGGACGGGTTGCGGTCCGTCGTCACGCAGCAGGCGGAGCACCTCGCGCCGGGTGGCGTTGGCGAGCGCCGCGAAGACCCGGTCCTGGTCCGGTTCGGACAGGACGGCGCGCGGCGGTACGGGAGTGGCGTTCACACCCGCAAAAATAGGTAGGAGTTTCCCTACGTGTCAAACGTAGGGAAACTCCTACCGGTCGCGAGGGGTGACGCCGGCTGCCGGGGGCGCCCCCTCGCGAGGCTTCAACTCACCGCGAGGAGTACGGCAGCAGCGCCATCTCCCGGGCGTTCTTGATCGCGCGGGCCAACTGCCGCTGCTGCTGCGAGGTCACCCGGGTCACCCGGCGGCTGCGGATCTTGCCGCGGTCCGAGATGAACTTCCGCAGCAGGTCGGTGTCCTTGTAGTCGATATAAGTGATGCCGGCCGCGTCCAGCGGGTTGGGACGCGGCCCGGCCTTGCGGCGCGGGTCGTGGCGACGGGGCATGACGGGGCTTCCTTCTACGGGTACTACGGGCGGAGGGGCCGGTTCCGGGCGGGAAGTCGGCCGGTTCCCGGGGGAGTTGGTGCGGGGCGCCGGGCGGGCGCCAGCACGAGGGGCGGGGGCGTCAGGGCACGGGGTCGAGCAGCTCGTCGAAGGCGGCCGGCAGGCTCTTCCAGGCCACCGGCCCGCCGGCGTACTCGGCGTCGGTGAGCAGACAGGACTCCAACAGGTCGCGCAGCCCGTCGCGGTCCAGTCCGGGCGAGGTGAAGACCAGGTGCTGGCCGCGGTCCCCGTGCTCGGGGTGCCAGTCCAGCGCCGCGGCGGCCCGGCGCATCGGCGGCACCAGCTCCCAGGCCGCGTCCGGCAGCGCGGCCAGCCACGGCCCGGCGTTCTCCACGCACAGCGCCCCGCCCGCGGCGTCCCAGGACAGCAGCGTGTCCGGCCGGTCGGCCAACCAGAAGCGGCCCCGGCTGCGCGCCGCCGCACAGGTCAGGTCCTCCAGGGCCGCGTAGAGCCGCCCGGGGTGGAAGGGCCGGCCGCCGCGCCAGACGTAGGTGGCCACACCGGCCGCGTCGGCCTCCTGCGGCAGCAGCGCGCAGGCCGGGTGCTGCCGCAGCGCGGCCGCCTCCACGTCGAAGCCGGCCCTCGCGACGGCGGCCAACTCCGGGGAGTCCACGTCCACTTGACGGGCCATCGGGTGGAGCTGCGCCAGCAGCGCGCGGTCCGCCTCGTCCGCGGCCTCCTCCCCCGCGGCCAGCGCCAGCACCGAGGGGTACTCCAGCTGGCGCGCCCAGGTGTCGGCGACCGTGCGCTGGTCGGAGGCGGCGGCCGCCAGGCCGGCCTCGGCCAGGTCGTCGCCGTTGGCGAGGTAGGGCAGCAGCAGCGCCGGATCGACCGCCGTCAGCACCCCGGTCAGCGCCAGCCGCTCGCTCCCGCACGCCGTGACCACCTCGGCCATCGCCTTCGGCTCGACCGAGTCCCACAGCTCGACGATCGCCAGCCGGCAGGTCCGGCCCGCGGCCAGCCGCTCCAGCTCGGGGACGAGGTCCTCGCGCAGCGCACAGCAGGCGCAGTCGTTGACCAGCGGCGCCTCGCCGGTGTCCAGCATGCCGCCGGCGTCCCGGACGGTGCGGCGCACCGTGCCGTCGGCCGCCGAGGCCAGGTCGTGGTGGAGGGCGACGCTGCCGGGGACGGTCCGCAGCAGCCGCTCGACGACGGCCCGCCGGGCGTCCGCGTGCAACCCGCCCACCAGCACGACGCTCAGCCGCTCCATCAGCGGGCCCCGCGCTTGCCGTACCGGCGCTCGAACCGCTCGACCCGGCCGGCGGTGTCCAGCACCCGGGCGGTGCCCGTGTAGAAGGGGTGGCTCGCCGAGGAGATCTCGACGTCGACGACGGGATAGGTGCGGCCGTCCTCCCACTCGATCGTCTTGTCGCTCGTCATCGTCGAGCGGGTCAGGAAGGCGAAGTCCCCGGCCCGGTCGCGGAAGACGACGGGCCCGTACGGGGGGTGGATTCCGTGCTGCATCGGACCTCAGCGCTCCTCTCGGAAGGTGACGTGCCGACCGACGACCGGGTCGTACTTGCGCAGTTGCAGGCGGTCGGGGTCGTTACGGCGGTTCTTGCGGGTCACGTAGGTGTAGCCGGTGCCGGCGGTGGACCGGAGCTTGACGACCGGGCGTAGTTCGTTGCGGGCCATGCAGGGTAGTATACGCAAATGGTTTCCATTTTCAATAAGGCCCCAGAGGCCCCGACCGTAGGAGGCACCGCACCGTGTCCGCCCACTGCCAACTGACCGGCCGCAAGCCGGGCTTCGGCAAGACCGTCTCCCACTCGCACCGGCGCACCCCGCGCCGCTTCGACCCCAACGTCCACCGCAAGCGCTACTGGCTCCCGAGCGAGGGCCGCCACGTCCGGCTGACCCTGAGCACCAAGGCGATCAAGACCGTCGACACGATCGGCATCGAGGCCGCCGTCGCCCGCATCCGCGCCCGAGGGGAGAAGGTCTGATGGCCAAGAAGAGCAAGATCGCGAAGAACGAGCGGCGCCGCGCCACGGTCGCCCGCTACGCCGCCCGCCGGGCCGCCCTCAAGGCCGTCATCCGCGACCCGCGCGCCTCCAACGGGGAGCGCGTCGCGGCCCAACAGGAGCTCGCCCGCCAGCCGCGGGACGCCAGCGCCACCCGGGTCCGCAACCGCGACAGCGTCGACGGCCGCCCGCGCGGCTACTTCCGCGCCTTCGGCCTCTCCCGGGTCAACCTGCGCGACCAGGCCCACAAGGGCTATCTGCCGGGCGTCACCAAGTCGAGCTGGTAGCCCCCGCCCGGCCGCCCGTCCCAGGGCTTGACCCCTGGGGCGGGCGGCCGGGAGGCTCGGGTCATACTGGACAGAACCTCCGCAGGCACCCCGACGAAAGCGAGAGCGCCCATGCTGCGCAACGCCCTGGAGCCTTGGCACCTCATCCTGATCGTGGTCGCCCTCGTCCTGGTCTTCGGATCCAAGAAGCTCCCCGACATGGCGCGCGGCCTCGGCCGCTCGATGCGCATCCTCAAGTCGGAGGCCAAGGCCCTCAAGGACGAGCGCACCACCGAGGCCACCGCCCCGGCCGCCGCCCCCAACGAGCAGCCCGCCGGCCGCTGACCCGACCGGCCCCGGCCGCTCAGCTGTCGCCGCCCTCGTCGATCAGCCGCCGCACCTCGCGGTCGACCAGCCCCAGCCGGGCCTCCGCGACCAGCGGCACCGCGCGCCGCTGCCGGCGCGCCTCGGACGGGTCGATCTCCACGGTGACCAGCGCCGGCTCCCACTTGGGCGCCTGCGCCACCACCGCGCCCCGCGGGTCCACCACCCGTGAACCGCCCCAGAACGCGGCCCCGTGCTCGTTGCCGACCCGGTTGACGAAGACCACCCAGCACTGCAGCATCCGCGCCGTATAGGACAGCAGGGTGTCCCAGTACAACCCGGTGTCCATCGCCTCCGGGTCCAGGCTCGCCGCGCTGTTGGTCGGCACGAACAGCACCTCGGCCCCGTCCTGCACCGCCAGCCACGGCAGCACCGGCTGCCAGGCGTCGTTGCACACCAGCGTCGCCCCCCGCCCCCTGTTGGGCGACTTCGACAGGTCGTACGCGCGCAGCGACTGCCCCGGGCTGACGTGCTTGCGCTCCTCCCAGGCCAGGTAGTTGGGCAGGTAGAGCTTGCGGTGCGCATGCAGCAGCGCACCGTCCCCGTAGTACGCGGACGTGTTGTACGCGCGCAGACTGGTGTGCTCGTGGAAGCCGACCAGCACGTCCGGCCCCAAGGTGCTCAACTCCCGCAACCGGGGATCGCTCACCTCGATGGACTCGTCCCGCTTCAACGCCCCCAAGTGGTAGCCGTGCAGGCTGAGTTCGGGGAACACCACGAGATCCGCGCCGTGCGCCACCGCCTGTTCGATCTGCTCCCGAGCGATCCGGAGGTTCTCCGGCACGTCCCCCAGCACGCAGTCCGTCTGCGCCAGCGCGATGAGCATGGCCCCACTCCCCCTAGGTTAATTACGCCTCATAGGCTTTACGGCCTTTCTCCGGATTCTTCCCCAAAGATCCCGTTAAGACGCATCCCACCAACGAGCGAAAGAACGATCCTTCCCGTGCCGAGCGCCGTCACCACGCGTTGATCCGCACGATCCGTCGTGCCCCCGGGCGGCTCCCAGCCGCAGCGCCTCCCGGCCGTGCCGCACGACGGCCACGGTCGGGCCGCCGGCGCGCACGGCGCCGCCCCGACCGGGAGGCCGGCCGAGCGGCCCACCGCATCCGCTCGGCCGGCCACCGACCCCTTAGGGCCTGTCCGACGGGTCAGGGTCGGACAGGCCCTTAAGGACATCGCCGGCCCTTGGGGCCAGCGGTCACACCCGACGCTTGTGGGCCCGGCGCAACAGCACCGCTCCACCGAGCAACAGCCCACCGCCCACACCGGCCGCCAACCCCAGCCGCTCCGCCCCGCTGGACGCCAGCAGCGCCTCCCCCGCCGACTTTCCGGCCCGCGCCACCTCCCGCATCCGCGGATCGTGCCCGGGACGCGCCTGCGCGCCCTGCTGGGCGCCCTGCGCGGGCGGGGCCGACCGCGGCTTCCGGCGCGGCTCCGGAGCGGCCCCGTGCGACGCCGCAGCGGCCCCGTGCTCCGCGACCGGCGGCGGGGCGACCAACGGCGGTCGGGGCGCCGCACCGTTGCCGCACCCGTTGCCCATGGCGGGGTTCAACAGCGCCACTCCGTCAACCGAGTTGCCGCACGCGTTCACCGGAGCGTTCAGCCCCACCTTGACGGTGTTCCCGGACAGCACCCCGGCCGAGCCCGCGGCGCCCCCCGCCGCGCCGGCGTCCGCGAACACCGGACCGGTGCCCGCCCCCAACACGGTTGACGTCGCCGCAACGAGCACGCATGTCTTCAGGCTCTGTCGCATGTCTCCTCACTCCGCAGTCCTCAGCGGCGGGCGCAACGCCCGCACCCCCGTGGCGCTCACACGACCGGGCGGCCGGCAGCGCAAGCGCCCGCCGGCCGC includes the following:
- a CDS encoding ATP-binding protein, translated to MGTKVSTMLDFEPLWQGFPPVDPLAASGSASCPLPPRYESVGGARKFTRETLNGWGLEGLFDGVGLVVSELVTNALRHAVLAAGEHPGFGTGFAEAGLPARLHLMRWSSRLVCAVRDPSDASPEAGEADSADESGRGLYLVDSFSDSWGWHRLPGGRPGKIVWALFRLP
- the rpsN gene encoding 30S ribosomal protein S14; this translates as MAKKSKIAKNERRRATVARYAARRAALKAVIRDPRASNGERVAAQQELARQPRDASATRVRNRDSVDGRPRGYFRAFGLSRVNLRDQAHKGYLPGVTKSSW
- a CDS encoding metalloregulator ArsR/SmtB family transcription factor; this encodes MNATPVPPRAVLSEPDQDRVFAALANATRREVLRLLRDDGPQPVQRLAEHFAMSRPSLSEHLKVLRQAGLVSEQRAGRQRIYRLEAAPLSEVQDWLGPYERFWRAKLAGLAELLDRIPHEEAQ
- a CDS encoding SRPBCC family protein; this encodes MTTHGFPAPDDDPADATTLRVDHFLPHPPAKVWRALTEPELLAQWMMPGDFRLTIGHRYEMRTLPRPNSNFSGTVVAEVVDFEAERMLRLRWRDADEGQGNRADWTLTWTLEPEGRGTRLFLVHEGFDPDDPYQVQAHRIMGGGWRSIVTDALGKVLNKM
- the rpsR gene encoding 30S ribosomal protein S18, yielding MPRRHDPRRKAGPRPNPLDAAGITYIDYKDTDLLRKFISDRGKIRSRRVTRVTSQQQRQLARAIKNAREMALLPYSSR
- a CDS encoding DUF397 domain-containing protein, with amino-acid sequence MPHAYNGMAATDLRDVRWQKSQHSNSQGSCVEFAKLPGGDIAVRNSRFPDGPALVYTPAEVEAMLLGVKDGEFDHLVRD
- a CDS encoding type B 50S ribosomal protein L31 translates to MQHGIHPPYGPVVFRDRAGDFAFLTRSTMTSDKTIEWEDGRTYPVVDVEISSASHPFYTGTARVLDTAGRVERFERRYGKRGAR
- a CDS encoding GTP-binding protein encodes the protein MERLSVVLVGGLHADARRAVVERLLRTVPGSVALHHDLASAADGTVRRTVRDAGGMLDTGEAPLVNDCACCALREDLVPELERLAAGRTCRLAIVELWDSVEPKAMAEVVTACGSERLALTGVLTAVDPALLLPYLANGDDLAEAGLAAAASDQRTVADTWARQLEYPSVLALAAGEEAADEADRALLAQLHPMARQVDVDSPELAAVARAGFDVEAAALRQHPACALLPQEADAAGVATYVWRGGRPFHPGRLYAALEDLTCAAARSRGRFWLADRPDTLLSWDAAGGALCVENAGPWLAALPDAAWELVPPMRRAAAALDWHPEHGDRGQHLVFTSPGLDRDGLRDLLESCLLTDAEYAGGPVAWKSLPAAFDELLDPVP
- the rpmB gene encoding 50S ribosomal protein L28 — protein: MSAHCQLTGRKPGFGKTVSHSHRRTPRRFDPNVHRKRYWLPSEGRHVRLTLSTKAIKTVDTIGIEAAVARIRARGEKV
- the rpmG gene encoding 50S ribosomal protein L33; this encodes MARNELRPVVKLRSTAGTGYTYVTRKNRRNDPDRLQLRKYDPVVGRHVTFREER
- a CDS encoding helix-turn-helix domain-containing protein, with product MSASESGGSVVRRILLGSQLRRLRESRGITREAAGYSIRASESKISRMELGRVSFKARDVADLLTLYGVNDEREREALLALAKEANVAGWWHSYSDVLPGWFQTYVGLEGAASQIRVYEVQFVHGLLQTEEYAHAVVSRGMQGASAADVQRRVALRQERQKLLISERAPQLHCVLDEAALRRPYGGRAVMRGQLKHLIDVSEQPNVRLQVMPFNFGGHAGESGSFTMLRFPESDLSDVVYLEQLTSALYVDKAEEVAQYERAMEQLQQDSPNPSETRDLLRGLLQLT